The Ananas comosus cultivar F153 linkage group 6, ASM154086v1, whole genome shotgun sequence genome segment ttaatcACTCCTTTATGtaatagtataataaaaaaaatatataaagtaaaaaaatatacattctattttgattttatcatccaacttttcaatatatttgatttgattcaatcagcaataatttgatttaaaactTAGAACACGTAGACTATCTTTAACTGTACAGTGAATATGATAATTCTTGAAACGacaaattagcttaaattttgaagtacaGCTGTAAGTTTGATtcaagttaaataaaaaaataaaaaattaaataataaaattaaaatattaaaaaaattagataattgatTTAAAATAGTCGATAGTCAGTCGGGATAAATTTATTACGTTTTCATctgaataatataaaatataaaacaaattttaatttttattattgacATCATTTttctcaataataataataatattattatattatttatttattaatttctcCTCGTCACGGTAAGAGGGGGACAGAGAAGGGGTAGAAAGAAAGaacgagagagagcgagcgatcacaaacctctctctctctctctctctctctctctctctgtatatgcCTCGTTTGCTCGCTCGCTCCCGTATATCATCGTATCCTGCGcctccccccccctctctctctcctctctcctctctcctcctctgcgCCCTAACCCTAGCGAGCTCCTCCTCCGCGCTCTAATGGCGAACCCCTCTCCCCCGATCATCTACCCCTCCTCCTAGAGATCCCCTCCCCTTGTCCCAATCCCTTCCCCATCGCCCTCTCACTGCCCCAAGCATTCGCCACGATGAAGCCCTCTCccggcgccgccaccgccgattcttcttcttcgtcgtcgtcgtcgtcgtcgtcggcggggGCGGGGCCGTGCGCGGAGGCGGGGGCGCCGCGGAGGTCGACGGCGGGGCCGTCGGCGGGGGAGGAGGCGggggcgccgccgccggggcAGGACACGGTCGCCGTGGAGCGGCGCGGCGAGCACGCGGCGCTGTGCAGGTGGACGGTGGCGGGGTTCCCGCGGCTGAAGGCGCGGCCGCTGTGGAGCCGGTACTTCGAGGTCGGGGGCTACGATTGCCGGCTCCTCATCTACCCCAAGGGCGACTCCCAGGCCCTGCCCGGGTACTTCTCCCTCTACCTCCAGATCGTCGACCCGAAGAgtgcgtcctcctcctcctccaagtGGGACTGCTTCGCCAGCTACCGCCTCTCCGTGTCGAACCCCCTCGACGACTCCAAATCCATCGTCCGCGACTCGTGGCACCGCTTCTCGTCGAAGAAGCGCTCCCACGGGTGGTGCGATTTCACCCCCTGCTCCGCCATTGTCGACCCCAAGGCCGGGTTCCTCCTCCCCCCCAACGACGCGCTCCTCGTCACCGCCGACATCCTCGTCCTCCACGAGTCCGTCTCCTTCACGCGCGACAACGAGCAGCAGCAGCCCCAGCCCGATGTGCTCAGCGGTAAGTTCACCTGGAAAGTCCACAACTTCAGCCTCTTCCGCGACATGATCAAGACGCAGAAGATCATGAGCCCCGTCTTCCCCGCCGGGGACTGCAACCTCCGGATTAGCGTCTATCAGTCGGCCGTCGCGGGGGCTGAGCATCTGTCGATGTGCCTCGAGAGCAAGGACACGGAGAAGGCCGCCGCCGCGACGGCCGCGGggggcgccgcggcggcggccgcgccCGAGCGCAGCTGCTGGTGCCTCTTCCGCATGTCGGTGCTCAGCCAACGGCCCGGGGGCTCCCACGTGCACAGGGATTCATACGGCCGGTTTGCGGCTGACAACAAGGGCGGGGACAACACCAGCCTTGGCTGGAATGACTACATGAAGATGGCCGACTTCATGTCGCCCGACTCCGGGTTTCTCGTCGGCGATACCGCCGTTTTCAGCACCTCCTTTCATGTGATCAAGGAGTCCAATAGCTTCACGAAGAATGCAGGTCTGGTTCTCGGTGGCGTGGGGAGGGGAATGGCGGGGGCGAGGAAGTCGGACGGCCATTTCGGGAAATTCACTTGGAGGATTGAGAACTTCACGAGGCTCAAGGACCtgctgaagaagaagaagatcacgGGGCTCTGCATCAAGAGCCGCAGGTTCCAGATTGGGAACCGCGACTGCCGCCTCATTGTTTATCCAAGGGGTAAGAGCTTTACGAATATCTTCATATCAAATTTGCTCGGGGATTAAGAACCTATTCTTCATTGCTGTATAAGCTCCCTTTCGTCTTCAATTGGATGGTACCACTGTTTGGTGAAGTTGCACTTTTCTTGatgattaataattttagattcaCTGCACtaattaaagaatttttttccATGAATCAAGATGTATAATGTGCATTGAAAAGGAATTTGTAATTTACTTTCACATGGAGTTTCTAGACACTGAGAAGTGAACTGATTTGATTAACTATATTGTGATTGTGAATGGCCACCAGGACAGTCTCAGCCGCCGTGTCACCTCTCGGTGTTCCTGGAGGTGACCGACTCACGTAACACGGTGAGTGATTGGAGCTGTTTCGTGAGTCATCGACTATCGGTTGTGAATcagaagatggaggagaaatCTGTCACGAAAGAATCTCAAAATCGATATTCCAAGGCTGCAAAGGATTGGGGTTGGCGCGAGTTTGTAACCCTAACCAGCCTCTTCGATCAGGACGCCGGATTTCTTGTGCAGGACACAGTAGTGTTCTCTGCGGAGGTTCTCCTACTGAAGGAGACTTCGATAATGCAAGAGCTAAGCGACACAGAGTCTGAACCATGTAGTTCCAGTTCCAGTTCTCAAATTGACAATATTTGGAAAAGGTCGTCGTTTACTTGGAAGGTGGAGAACTTTTTATCCTTTAAGGAGATCATGGAGACTCGCAAAATATTTAGCAAATTTTTTCAAGCTGGTGGTTGTGAGCTGCGAATAGGTAATCTATGttctatttgtttttattttttattttttagaaataaaatctGTTATATTTTATATGCTGATTACATCCGAATAATACCATTCATGGGGAATGCAGGTGTATATGAGTCATTCGACACGATCTGTATATACTTGGAGAGTGATCAGTCATCTGGAAGTGATCCTGAAAAAAATTTTTGGGTTCGTTACAGAATGGCTGTGGTTAATCAAAAGAATCCTGCAAAAACTGTGTGGAAGGAGTCTTCTATCTGTACAAAAACATGGAACAATTCAGTCCTTCAGTTTATGAAGGTCTCTGATATGCTGGAGTCTGATGCAGGATTTCTTGTTCGTGACACAGTTATATTCATTTGTGAGATCATAGATTGCTGTCCCTGGTTTGAGTTTTCTGACCTAGAGGTAAGACTGAATGCAATATTGTATTGCATGTTTTGCGAGATCTTAATATTGCTTGTGACTTGTTCACTGACTTGTTCACGCTTGAAATTTGGCTTGTAGACTCTGCAACTCTTTTGATGTGCTCTTTTTACCTCGCATTATACATCTATTGGATGTTGGAACATTTTAGTTCTTGAGTGCACATTTTGCGGCTTCTATATGCAAGAGAGCCTGCAAATAAGAATTAATGTGATAAGAAACTTTTCCAGAATGCAGCAGCAAAGTTTTTGGTTAAAAGTAGAATGTTTGTTTCCTACTTCCTACTCATCTGGGCATGAATAATTCTAGAGTTCTTGTTTTCCTGGGAATATATTTCTCCATAGAGTAGAAGGTGTTACGAGGACCAAACTGTGAAATTTTTGTAGGTTATCTAGCTCAAATGGGCACTTCACTTAGAGAGTCTTGTTCCTTTTTTGAGTTGTGAGACAGAACGAATCTGTAATTATCTGTACTATCTTTTTGCCTTTTGCTCAAAGATTGCATATAATCAACACTCAAATGAATTATCATTTTTTGGAATGCTGTTGTTTATTTGATGCATATTTACTCTGTAGTGGCTTTTCATGATGAGATACAGAGTTAGATTGACTTTCTATTTACATACTAGGACAACTCATGTCATGTATCTCTGCAGTGATAAAAGATCTTCCTACGACAACAGCAGAAACAGTAGtctctttttcccttcttttctgCTATTGCATCCACCGCCAGAGTCTGCAGGCGGAATATCTTTCTGGTTTGATGCTTGATTTTGTTGAAACGGCTTACTATATTAAATAGACATGACTTTATTGTGTAAGTTATTTGTCTACTTTTCAGGTACCAGCTTTTCTAGAAATGCAGCTTttaactacaaaaagaaaaaagaaaaggcccGTTTGTAGTTGGCATTTTTGCTAATTGTCTAGACATGCATCACATTTTAACTTTGAATGAGATGGTTAATTTGTTAGATTTGCTTTGTCAGACAGAATGCTTCTTGCCAGGCAATCATGAACCCCAGCAATATGTTCTGCTATTTGGCTAAattttctctattattttctttaagCTTGAAAATAACAGAATACACGCAATACACtaaatttatttagtatatGTGGTCAAACCTTGTTATATTGTGATTTCATTAGATGTGTGGCTTTCTGTTCATGATTTATGCCAAACTAGATTGCTCGCTCTAGATTGCTCGCTACTGATTATTTGTTCTTACAGTTGTCTGATCTGACATCCTTTGATTTTAGCTCTACAAGCTTATCTATATTAACTCTTCTTTCAAGCAATTTTGCTTGAAAGTCTGTATCTATCTAGTTCTGCAAGCCCACTGTAGCACACACGCCTATATGATTAGTGTAGCTTTTAGTTCAaagtttcttctctttttgctgCTAGCCTTTTAAAGAAATTGTGAGTGAAGGTGGAAATGTTTAGTTGGACTTTTGATTTTGTTGTCAGGTTTTGGCTTCTGATGATGATCAGGACGCATTGTCAACAGATCCAGATGAACTTATTGAATCTGATGACAGCCAAGGTATTAGTGGAGATGATGAAGACTTGTTTCGAAACCTGCTTTCCAGAGCAGGTTTTCATCTTACCTATGGAGATAATCCTTCTCAGCCCCAGGTCACTTTAAGAGAAAAGCTTCTAATAGATGCTGGTGCAATTGCTAGATTTCTCACTAGTCTGCGTGTTTATCTCGACGACCCTGCTAAAATTAAGCGCCTCTTTCTACCCACCAAACTATCTGGGACTAGTGGTGGAAAGGAAGATGTAACAAGAGGCGAATCTAGTTCCCCAAGTCTAATGAATTTATTAATGGGTGTCAAAGTATTGCAACAAGCTATTGTTGATTTACTCATAGATATAATGGTCGAGTGTTGCCAAGCTTCTGAAGGAAGAAATGGGAATGATTCTTCTGAAGCTAGTGTAAAACCTTCACCTTCTCCGGATACTAATGGAGCTAGCACCCCACCCGAGCTTAATGGGGACAGCGAAGCTGCAGAATATAACGGGAGGTTATATGTGGATGATAGGTTGGTACCTGGATTAGATGAAATCACTCATTCTCATGCAATGCATAGCTCAGACCTGAATACAAATGAGCTATCAGACAACATCTACTTAGAACAGCATAGCTTTTTTCCAGGGACACCTGGTGCTGATCTCCAAGCCAATGATGGTTTTGATCAGGAACCCAAGGTAAGCTGAATGGGTTAACAATTAAGTATTGCGATTTCAGAATTTGTTGACATAAATAATCTGATTTTCTGTGAACCTTTTTTAGACAAAATGGCCAGAACAATCTGAGGAGCTTTTAGGGTTAATTGTTAATTCATTGAGGGCCCTGGATAGTGCCGTGCTGCATGGGTGCCCTGAACCAAGAAGACGGCCTCAGTCAGCCCAGAAGATTGCTTTAGTGTTGGATAGAGCTCCAAAGCATCTTCAAACAGATTTGATTTCTCTTGTGCCAAAGCTTGTTGACCATTCAGAGCATTCACTTGCTGCTTGTGCACTTTTAGATCATCTTCAGAAGCCGGATGCTGAGCCTTCCTGGCGGTTGCAGGtattataacttaaattttggatattgCTTCACACTAAGTTGCCTAGTGCTCAGTagattttgtttttccttttcttacaGTGCATTGTCTTTCTATTTGAATCTAGTTGATATGCatgtataattatatttgcAGGTTTTTAGTGCTCTAAGTCAGTTGGAATTTGGAAGTGAAGTCTGTGAACGAATATTATTTCAAGCTGTGGAATTATTGTCTGATTCAAGTGATGACGCGTTAGTAGCAGCCatgagttttatttttaaagctGCATCTCAATGCCAGCACCTTCCTCAAGCCGTAAGTTTGCATTGTTCAAATGTTGACACATTATTATTCCACTGTCAATTAGTTTGTTAAATCATTCGTCTCCTTTATTGTTAACTGCGCATTTTACCATTCCTGTAGGCCAGAGCTGTTCGTTCAAGGCTAAAAAGTTTGGGAGCTGATGTTCCACATTCTATGCTGGACTTTCTATCTAATACAGTGCATAATTGCGCTGATGTAGCTGAAGCTATTCTAAGAGATGTAGATTCTGATTGTGAACTGGACAGCAATTGCTTGAGCTCACCTTCTGGTTCTAATTGTGTGAACGGACTTTCAGCTGAAGTGATGGATGATATTGGGCAAGAGCTGGTTGTTCATAGGTGCCATAATTTTTCAGATGTTTATATCTTGACAGAGATGTTATCAATTCCAGGGCTGTTTGTGGAAGCTTCACAGGTGTTTGAGAGAGTATTACTCCGAGGAGCAGTTGGGCTGCAATCAATAGGCATGGTCTTGGAAAGACGCCATTCTCGAAGATTAGGTCTAAAACAAGTTCTCTTAGATGGACAATTTGAATCATTTCCTGCCCAAGAAGATGACTTTACATCGCTCCTTTCTCTTGGTGAGGTGCTATCCCTCTCCCCAGACAGCAGAGTCCAGGATTTTGTGCGGATGCTATATGCTATCATGTTCAAAATTTATGCTGAAGATCATTACCGGTTTAGAGTATTGAAGGGGCTTGTTGAACGTGCTACAAGTACTTCAGATAATTGCCGGGTAGTTGATATAGCTATGGATGTTTTGGTATTTCTTGTTAGAGAGGAAGATGGAATTGCCAGACCGGTTCTGGACATGATGCGTGGGGTTGCTGAAGTTGCCCAGGTCGACCGTGCAAATATGTGGCACCAAATCTGTGCTATTGAAGATGAGAATATTCGTCTGAGGGAGGAAAGGCAAGTAGAGCTTTCCAACTTTGCCCATGAAAAAGCTGTTCTTGCTCAAAAGCTAAGTGAATCAGAGGCAACTACAAGCTCTCTTAAGGTActcattctctttcttttgaaatactaattcagcttactatatatttatataaagtttagtTGAATGCTTTCTGAATTGTAACTTCTCCTGATTGAAAGCTTGAGCTGAAAGCCGAAATGGACCGTTTTGCTCGGGAAAAGAAGGAACTATCTGAACAGATTCTTGAAGTTGAGAATCAGTTGGAATGGGTCAGATCTGAAAAGGatgagcaaatggcaaaggtaTCTGCAGATCGAAAAGTTCTTCAGGACCGCCTTCATGAAGCTGAGACACAACTTGCACAGTTGAAATCTCGGAAACGTGATGAATTAAAGGTAATGCAAATCTTTTGCCCACGTACATAAAGCTACATGGTATGTAAAATATGCATTTATGTTGCTGGGAGCTGAGCTTCCTATTGTACAATTGTTTGTTATGGAGGTCATACACTTGTTTTGGCATTCTTAGTGCCATTTGGTGTATGGCTATGTTATCTATTATGCTTAGATTTAGAGGGTCAGCACCTCTTACCGAAGTTCTAACTACATCAGACCTGTAGACATGCTTCTCCTACTATCCAAACATGGGGCTGTAAACCCCCTTCTACTGGtatattatattcatatttCTTGACTATATCTGCTATTGCCAGTGCTTGGCTCGTTTCTTAGAGCGACAGTATACTATGCTATTCTATGCAGGCTGTATCCTATA includes the following:
- the LOC109711149 gene encoding uncharacterized protein LOC109711149 yields the protein MKPSPGAATADSSSSSSSSSSSAGAGPCAEAGAPRRSTAGPSAGEEAGAPPPGQDTVAVERRGEHAALCRWTVAGFPRLKARPLWSRYFEVGGYDCRLLIYPKGDSQALPGYFSLYLQIVDPKSASSSSSKWDCFASYRLSVSNPLDDSKSIVRDSWHRFSSKKRSHGWCDFTPCSAIVDPKAGFLLPPNDALLVTADILVLHESVSFTRDNEQQQPQPDVLSGKFTWKVHNFSLFRDMIKTQKIMSPVFPAGDCNLRISVYQSAVAGAEHLSMCLESKDTEKAAAATAAGGAAAAAAPERSCWCLFRMSVLSQRPGGSHVHRDSYGRFAADNKGGDNTSLGWNDYMKMADFMSPDSGFLVGDTAVFSTSFHVIKESNSFTKNAGLVLGGVGRGMAGARKSDGHFGKFTWRIENFTRLKDLLKKKKITGLCIKSRRFQIGNRDCRLIVYPRGQSQPPCHLSVFLEVTDSRNTVSDWSCFVSHRLSVVNQKMEEKSVTKESQNRYSKAAKDWGWREFVTLTSLFDQDAGFLVQDTVVFSAEVLLLKETSIMQELSDTESEPCSSSSSSQIDNIWKRSSFTWKVENFLSFKEIMETRKIFSKFFQAGGCELRIGVYESFDTICIYLESDQSSGSDPEKNFWVRYRMAVVNQKNPAKTVWKESSICTKTWNNSVLQFMKVSDMLESDAGFLVRDTVIFICEIIDCCPWFEFSDLEVLASDDDQDALSTDPDELIESDDSQGISGDDEDLFRNLLSRAGFHLTYGDNPSQPQVTLREKLLIDAGAIARFLTSLRVYLDDPAKIKRLFLPTKLSGTSGGKEDVTRGESSSPSLMNLLMGVKVLQQAIVDLLIDIMVECCQASEGRNGNDSSEASVKPSPSPDTNGASTPPELNGDSEAAEYNGRLYVDDRLVPGLDEITHSHAMHSSDLNTNELSDNIYLEQHSFFPGTPGADLQANDGFDQEPKTKWPEQSEELLGLIVNSLRALDSAVLHGCPEPRRRPQSAQKIALVLDRAPKHLQTDLISLVPKLVDHSEHSLAACALLDHLQKPDAEPSWRLQVFSALSQLEFGSEVCERILFQAVELLSDSSDDALVAAMSFIFKAASQCQHLPQAARAVRSRLKSLGADVPHSMLDFLSNTVHNCADVAEAILRDVDSDCELDSNCLSSPSGSNCVNGLSAEVMDDIGQELVVHRCHNFSDVYILTEMLSIPGLFVEASQVFERVLLRGAVGLQSIGMVLERRHSRRLGLKQVLLDGQFESFPAQEDDFTSLLSLGEVLSLSPDSRVQDFVRMLYAIMFKIYAEDHYRFRVLKGLVERATSTSDNCRVVDIAMDVLVFLVREEDGIARPVLDMMRGVAEVAQVDRANMWHQICAIEDENIRLREERQVELSNFAHEKAVLAQKLSESEATTSSLKLELKAEMDRFAREKKELSEQILEVENQLEWVRSEKDEQMAKVSADRKVLQDRLHEAETQLAQLKSRKRDELKKVMKEKNALAERLKNAEAARKKFDEELKRYATETVTREELRQSLEDEVRRLTQTVGQTEGEKREKEEQVARCEAYIDGMEAKLQACQQYIHTLEASLQEEMSRHAPLYGAGLEALSMKELETLKRIHEDGLRQIHSIQQRKSSSSSNSLVGGHSLPQVHSLYSPPAPPMAVGLPTSILPNGVGIHGNGHMNGAVGPWFNPT